GCGCTTTTGTTGCCGCCTTCTTAGAACGGCGAATTTTCACACCCACTTCTGGAATAGTAAATTCACCAGAACCCCGTTTTTTCATATGACGTGAAATTAGAATACGCAAGCTTTCAAAAACCTGCAATACGTCTTTTTTAGGCAATCCTGTCTCATCAGCAATGCTGTTTACCACTTGGATTTTAGTCATACGATCTGCAATCGCAGAGAATTTTGCCTTACGGCCTGCAGGTGCAGCTGCTTTTTTGTTGTTGTCGCTTTCTTTCTTGGCATCACAATACCCTTTCATTATTTACATGTCCTAAGATTTATAAGTCATTTTCCATACAAATGCAACAACATTCGTGCAATTACTTAATATTAATCATCAAAAGTTAGAAAATTAACTTATTTTATGCCTAAGATGGACTTAAAATCAGCAAAAACCTCCTCTATTCGCAAATAAATAATGCGCTATTTAAGCAAACCATAAGGTATTCACCATATTTAATATAAACCACGATAAGACAAAATATTTACAAAATA
This genomic stretch from Piscirickettsia litoralis harbors:
- a CDS encoding HU family DNA-binding protein; protein product: MKGYCDAKKESDNNKKAAAPAGRKAKFSAIADRMTKIQVVNSIADETGLPKKDVLQVFESLRILISRHMKKRGSGEFTIPEVGVKIRRSKKAATKARTIISPFNGEEIHVPAKPARTTVKVTALKALKETVL